A stretch of Nitrospira sp. DNA encodes these proteins:
- a CDS encoding chemotaxis protein CheW, translated as MEPALELVQLPSIAPDRTGRAKASASSRICLMSLGGELFAVDLRQVREVFELESVTPVPGMPAMLVGVANLRGTVMPLADLRPSLGVPSSGDQKYAVVVRHGSQQVGILIDTVPEIRTIHSDDLVSAASRGLAETRPFVSGLVKVEERMSSVMDVSKLLACVEGTAV; from the coding sequence ATGGAACCAGCTCTCGAACTCGTACAGTTGCCATCCATAGCTCCAGACCGGACCGGACGAGCCAAGGCCTCGGCCTCTTCTCGTATCTGCCTCATGAGCCTCGGAGGGGAACTCTTTGCCGTCGATCTTCGCCAAGTCCGAGAAGTCTTCGAACTTGAATCCGTGACGCCTGTGCCTGGCATGCCGGCGATGCTGGTCGGCGTGGCGAACCTTCGCGGAACGGTAATGCCCTTGGCGGATTTGCGTCCGTCGCTGGGCGTCCCGTCGTCAGGAGATCAGAAATATGCGGTTGTCGTACGGCATGGATCCCAGCAGGTAGGGATCTTGATCGATACTGTACCGGAGATTCGGACGATACATTCGGACGATCTTGTGAGTGCCGCGTCGCGCGGGCTGGCAGAAACCAGGCCGTTTGTTTCAGGCCTGGTAAAAGTCGAGGAACGCATGAGCAGTGTGATGGATGTGTCCAAACTGTTGGCCTGCGTGGAGGGTACGGCGGTATAG
- the cobD gene encoding threonine-phosphate decarboxylase CobD, protein MARLKARSHGGDVYAASRELQCDVTEVLDFSASINPLGPSPRVWRAITGARHVLSHYPDPDCWALRQALATQWQCESAQIVVGNGSMELIYALPHALKIDHLLVVQPTFSEYAASMVRHGGHVSQVCADRNEQYALPVERLCGLLHRQKNGPRAIDGVMFCNPNSPTGQACGAEAVLELARMAQRRGVWLIVDETFADYCPERSILSLAASLSRVVVLRSLTKFYGLPGLRVGYAVARASVARTLRGALPPWSVNAMGQVAALAALQDTAHARKSLQYVITERTRLAGLLAELPGCRVFPAHANYIFMELPRGWQARQMTERLRRDGLLIRDCSRVPGANARSIRIAVRQRRDNDRLLLALSRCLRERRS, encoded by the coding sequence ATGGCTCGTCTGAAGGCCCGCTCGCATGGCGGCGATGTCTATGCCGCGTCGCGCGAGTTGCAGTGCGATGTGACGGAGGTGCTCGATTTCAGCGCCAGCATCAATCCGCTGGGTCCGTCGCCACGGGTCTGGCGGGCGATCACCGGCGCTCGTCATGTGTTGTCCCACTATCCCGATCCTGACTGTTGGGCACTGCGCCAGGCGCTGGCCACGCAATGGCAGTGTGAATCAGCACAGATCGTGGTGGGAAACGGCTCGATGGAATTGATCTATGCCCTGCCGCACGCGCTCAAGATCGATCATCTGTTGGTGGTGCAGCCCACGTTCTCCGAGTATGCCGCGTCCATGGTGCGCCATGGCGGGCACGTGTCGCAGGTCTGTGCTGATCGCAACGAACAGTATGCCTTGCCGGTCGAGCGCCTGTGCGGCTTGCTGCACCGGCAGAAGAACGGGCCTCGGGCGATCGACGGGGTGATGTTCTGCAATCCCAACAGTCCAACGGGGCAGGCCTGTGGTGCCGAGGCTGTACTGGAGCTGGCGCGCATGGCGCAGCGGCGGGGTGTCTGGTTGATCGTCGATGAAACATTTGCCGACTACTGTCCGGAACGATCGATCTTGTCCCTGGCTGCGTCGTTGTCGCGCGTCGTGGTGTTGCGGAGCCTGACGAAATTCTATGGTTTGCCTGGATTGCGGGTCGGGTACGCGGTCGCGAGGGCTTCCGTGGCGCGGACGCTGCGGGGCGCATTGCCGCCCTGGTCAGTGAATGCGATGGGGCAGGTGGCCGCCTTGGCTGCGCTGCAGGATACGGCGCATGCCCGGAAGAGTCTCCAGTACGTGATCACAGAGCGCACGCGATTGGCCGGGCTGCTTGCGGAGTTGCCGGGGTGCAGGGTATTTCCAGCGCATGCCAATTACATTTTCATGGAATTGCCCCGTGGCTGGCAGGCGAGGCAGATGACGGAACGCCTGCGACGGGACGGATTGCTGATCCGGGACTGCTCCAGAGTGCCCGGCGCGAACGCGCGCTCGATCAGGATTGCCGTGCGGCAGCGGCGAGACAACGACCGGCTGCTTTTGGCGCTTTCACGATGTCTGAGGGAGCGCCGATCATGA
- a CDS encoding response regulator: MSKIVVVDDSYAELQMIEGYLKAANHTVVSFPNTDKLEDKIVAEKPDLIVMDVVMPGRNGFQACRDLKNDDRFKGIPVVLCTSKGQESDKFWGQQQGANGHVVKPFKAEDLLAAVKRALG; the protein is encoded by the coding sequence ATGAGCAAGATTGTTGTCGTTGACGATTCGTATGCCGAGTTGCAGATGATTGAAGGCTATCTGAAGGCGGCCAACCATACGGTCGTGTCGTTTCCGAACACCGACAAATTGGAAGATAAAATCGTGGCAGAGAAGCCCGATCTTATTGTGATGGACGTGGTCATGCCAGGCCGCAACGGATTTCAGGCCTGCCGTGACTTGAAAAATGACGATCGGTTCAAGGGGATTCCCGTGGTGCTCTGCACCTCAAAAGGCCAGGAGAGCGACAAGTTTTGGGGACAGCAGCAAGGGGCCAACGGTCACGTTGTGAAGCCCTTCAAGGCGGAGGATCTGTTGGCCGCCGTGAAGCGGGCGTTAGGTTAG
- a CDS encoding adenosylcobinamide amidohydrolase, which translates to MTNEGSSRVQTRYRVVEQTLIIDLGGRRRVLSSAPQGGGFTTAAHILNHQVQSNPVTNRPHPVARWGDPARYLRRLAVTLGAKQGTVGLMTAVPMKQVVTARGMSGAVWVECFATIGVANAVRAGAWPETSARRNRAAGPGTINLILVTNASLSSAAMVGAVQVATESKTGVLRDHAVPSWTGESGATGTGTDAVVVACRLRGKGPWLAYSGTHTVIGALIGRVVARCVARGLAKEKQWRERHR; encoded by the coding sequence ATGACGAACGAAGGCTCGTCTCGCGTTCAGACCCGGTATCGAGTTGTGGAACAGACCCTGATTATTGACCTTGGAGGACGACGGCGTGTGCTCTCGTCCGCTCCGCAAGGAGGCGGGTTCACCACGGCGGCGCATATCCTAAATCACCAAGTCCAGTCGAATCCGGTTACGAACAGGCCTCATCCCGTAGCGCGCTGGGGGGATCCTGCCCGGTATCTCCGGCGGTTGGCCGTCACGCTGGGAGCGAAGCAGGGAACAGTCGGGCTGATGACCGCCGTCCCGATGAAGCAGGTAGTAACCGCACGGGGCATGTCGGGGGCGGTTTGGGTCGAGTGTTTCGCCACCATCGGGGTGGCGAATGCCGTACGGGCGGGGGCATGGCCTGAAACGAGCGCCCGTCGCAACCGGGCTGCGGGACCGGGAACAATCAATCTTATCCTGGTGACGAATGCCAGCCTGTCGAGTGCGGCGATGGTCGGCGCGGTGCAAGTTGCGACGGAGAGCAAAACCGGGGTGTTGCGAGATCACGCTGTGCCGAGTTGGACGGGGGAGTCTGGCGCGACCGGGACCGGGACCGATGCCGTGGTGGTGGCCTGCCGGTTGCGGGGGAAGGGGCCGTGGCTGGCCTACAGCGGCACCCATACGGTCATCGGGGCACTGATCGGCCGTGTCGTGGCCCGATGTGTGGCCCGTGGTTTAGCCAAGGAGAAACAGTGGCGGGAGCGGCACAGATGA
- a CDS encoding methyl-accepting chemotaxis protein, translating to MARNGKVEKSEKTGWSVQTWFQNLKTLPKLIIGFSAVGAIMIAVGLVGLIGLNRLKGELQNIYDGSTLALSNTGVSSTNLGLYHDALLNAGRQTRKSDFEDAIAPLADLKKETLSPLSAYQANEAHESSSGRNEAKDVAALRTALTEYFASTDGAVSAFADSFSSALSEDQKQSMRELGNLALNVEVANKYSTATLRVRELMTTIRDVAKDLNDNGQAEATYRTNVVLLGGLLALVLGGAIGYFLARYIARNIVHVADVAEQAAAGNLQARAKLESDDEVGHMAKAFNSMLDRITALVSTEEERDIMQKRLMQFLVLVSDVGKGDLTKRGEVTADMFGNLADGFNLMIQRFAQLMRQVREAAERVNKSAGTLRDNAGQMAGTAKHQADESVKAMGAVEQLAASMRQVSETAGASSESARQVLQATERGRVAVQETVQDMQSIRAAVQRMSKQVKALGDRSLEISQIVSTIRDIANQTNLLALNAAIEAAGAGEAGARFAVVADQVRKLAESSTQATREIADLVKVIQGETQDAVVAMEHETQAVEAGSASALRTGDVFKEISTIAQRSAELAQSIASSAAEQTASTDKVGRSIKDFTGGAVATQKATDSARLTVEDMAKLAESLTASVSQFKLA from the coding sequence ATGGCGAGGAACGGGAAGGTGGAGAAGTCAGAGAAAACAGGATGGTCGGTGCAGACATGGTTCCAAAACCTCAAGACGCTCCCCAAGCTCATTATCGGATTTTCGGCCGTCGGCGCGATCATGATCGCGGTCGGCCTGGTCGGTCTGATCGGCCTCAATCGGCTGAAGGGTGAGTTGCAGAACATTTACGACGGATCAACGCTGGCGCTGTCGAATACCGGAGTGAGCAGTACCAACTTGGGCCTCTACCACGACGCGTTGCTGAACGCAGGCCGGCAAACACGCAAGAGCGATTTCGAGGACGCCATCGCGCCGCTGGCCGACTTGAAGAAGGAAACGTTAAGCCCTCTGTCAGCTTATCAGGCGAATGAGGCGCATGAGTCGTCTTCGGGGCGCAATGAGGCTAAAGATGTTGCCGCGCTGCGTACGGCTTTGACTGAATACTTTGCCTCAACCGACGGCGCGGTGAGCGCCTTCGCCGACAGTTTTTCCTCCGCATTGTCCGAAGATCAGAAGCAGAGCATGCGTGAGTTGGGTAACTTGGCGCTCAACGTCGAAGTCGCGAACAAGTACAGTACGGCGACATTGCGCGTACGAGAGCTGATGACGACCATTCGAGATGTCGCGAAGGATCTGAACGACAACGGGCAGGCCGAGGCCACCTATCGCACGAACGTCGTGCTGCTCGGAGGGCTGTTGGCGCTCGTCTTGGGAGGCGCGATCGGCTACTTCCTGGCCCGTTATATCGCGCGGAACATCGTGCATGTGGCCGACGTGGCGGAGCAAGCCGCGGCGGGCAATCTGCAGGCCCGCGCGAAGCTCGAAAGCGACGACGAGGTGGGGCACATGGCCAAAGCGTTCAACTCGATGTTGGATCGTATTACGGCCCTGGTGTCCACGGAGGAAGAGCGAGACATCATGCAGAAGCGCCTGATGCAGTTTCTTGTCTTGGTGTCCGACGTCGGTAAGGGAGATTTGACGAAGCGCGGCGAAGTGACGGCCGACATGTTCGGAAATTTGGCCGACGGTTTCAACCTCATGATTCAGCGGTTCGCGCAGTTGATGCGCCAGGTGCGAGAGGCCGCGGAACGCGTCAACAAGTCAGCGGGGACGTTGCGTGATAACGCCGGACAGATGGCCGGGACGGCCAAGCATCAGGCCGACGAGTCGGTCAAGGCCATGGGCGCGGTCGAACAATTGGCGGCTTCGATGCGGCAGGTGTCGGAAACGGCCGGCGCCTCGTCCGAATCGGCGCGGCAAGTGCTGCAAGCGACGGAACGTGGACGTGTCGCGGTGCAAGAGACTGTGCAGGATATGCAGAGCATCCGGGCGGCGGTGCAACGCATGTCGAAACAGGTGAAGGCGCTCGGCGACCGGTCTTTGGAGATTTCACAAATCGTGTCCACGATCCGCGATATCGCGAATCAGACCAACCTCCTGGCGCTCAACGCCGCCATCGAAGCCGCGGGTGCCGGAGAGGCCGGAGCCCGATTCGCCGTCGTCGCCGACCAGGTCAGAAAACTAGCCGAAAGTTCGACGCAAGCGACGCGCGAAATCGCCGATCTGGTGAAGGTCATTCAGGGTGAAACGCAGGATGCCGTGGTGGCTATGGAACATGAAACGCAGGCCGTGGAAGCGGGATCCGCTTCGGCGTTGCGCACGGGTGACGTGTTCAAAGAAATTTCCACGATTGCGCAACGGTCCGCAGAATTGGCCCAGAGCATTGCGTCGTCAGCCGCCGAACAGACGGCGTCTACGGATAAAGTGGGCCGATCGATCAAGGACTTTACCGGCGGCGCCGTGGCCACGCAAAAAGCCACGGACTCGGCGCGTCTGACCGTTGAGGACATGGCCAAGCTGGCCGAAAGTCTGACGGCCTCCGTATCGCAATTCAAACTGGCTTAA
- a CDS encoding cobyric acid synthase, with amino-acid sequence MAGAAQMKARALAVLGTGSDVGKSLITAGLCRLFLRARVRVAPFKAQNMSNNSYVTPDGKEIGRAQALQAQACGLDPDADMNPILMKPESDRSAQIVVQGKVWGKAEARTYFERRAELAERVRESYERLADQYDLIVIEGAGSAAEMNLRDRDLANWSAVDMADARVVLVADIDRGGVFAQVIGTLDLLAPSERARVIGIIINKFRGDATLFEDGVRFIEQRTGLPVLGVVPMLRDLVLDQEDSLEIDRARQAPFAPDRINIAVVLLPRMSNFTDVRRLAAEDDVTLRYVAEPRDLGGADIIVIPGTKNTIGDLRYLREAGFPEAFREHVEQGRELLGLCGGYQMLGRSIADPEGVESGGVVEGLGWLDVTTRMQPTKVTQLVEAHALHVDGGPAGAVTGYYIHMGETHRGTDRPCFQVRLAGTQDANGRTGPDDLDGAVGHHGLVWGTYIHGVFDRPGFRRAWLNQVRLRKGWLPIDPQVSERVSRRFDHELDRWADHLRTHLPRIDVLQIQSLS; translated from the coding sequence GTGGCGGGAGCGGCACAGATGAAGGCGCGCGCATTGGCCGTGTTGGGAACGGGATCGGATGTCGGCAAGAGTTTGATCACGGCCGGGTTGTGCCGTCTTTTTCTTCGGGCCAGAGTCCGAGTCGCGCCATTTAAGGCGCAGAACATGTCGAACAATTCATATGTCACGCCGGACGGAAAAGAGATCGGACGGGCGCAGGCGCTGCAAGCACAGGCCTGCGGGCTTGACCCCGATGCGGACATGAATCCGATCCTGATGAAGCCGGAGTCGGATCGCAGCGCGCAGATCGTGGTGCAGGGCAAGGTGTGGGGCAAGGCGGAAGCCAGAACCTATTTTGAGCGGCGTGCTGAACTCGCTGAACGGGTGCGGGAGAGCTATGAGCGGCTGGCGGATCAGTATGACCTGATCGTCATCGAGGGGGCGGGGAGTGCCGCCGAAATGAATTTGCGCGACCGCGATTTGGCCAATTGGTCCGCGGTGGACATGGCCGATGCGCGTGTCGTGCTGGTGGCCGACATTGATCGCGGCGGGGTCTTCGCGCAGGTCATCGGCACGCTGGATCTGCTGGCCCCTTCCGAGCGGGCGCGGGTGATCGGCATTATTATCAATAAATTTCGAGGCGATGCCACCTTGTTTGAGGATGGGGTGCGGTTCATCGAGCAACGAACCGGCCTTCCTGTTCTCGGGGTGGTGCCGATGTTACGTGATCTTGTCCTGGATCAAGAGGATAGCCTTGAGATCGACCGCGCCCGTCAGGCTCCATTTGCCCCGGATCGGATCAACATTGCCGTGGTCCTGCTGCCGCGCATGAGCAATTTTACCGATGTTCGCCGGCTGGCCGCCGAAGATGACGTGACCCTTCGTTATGTCGCCGAGCCACGTGATCTGGGCGGAGCCGATATTATCGTGATTCCAGGGACCAAAAATACGATCGGTGATTTGCGCTATCTTCGGGAGGCCGGGTTCCCGGAAGCCTTCCGGGAGCATGTGGAACAAGGGCGTGAGTTGCTTGGTCTTTGCGGGGGCTATCAAATGCTGGGGCGCAGCATTGCCGATCCCGAAGGAGTGGAGTCCGGTGGTGTGGTGGAGGGCCTTGGCTGGCTGGATGTGACGACGAGGATGCAGCCGACGAAAGTCACCCAATTGGTCGAGGCGCACGCGCTGCATGTCGATGGCGGCCCAGCCGGTGCCGTCACGGGGTACTACATTCACATGGGCGAGACGCATCGCGGAACGGATCGCCCCTGTTTCCAGGTGCGCCTCGCAGGAACGCAAGACGCAAACGGTCGAACAGGGCCGGATGATCTGGATGGGGCTGTGGGCCACCACGGTCTCGTCTGGGGTACCTATATCCATGGGGTGTTCGATCGGCCAGGTTTTCGGCGGGCCTGGCTGAACCAGGTTCGGTTGCGGAAGGGATGGCTGCCGATCGATCCTCAGGTTTCTGAACGGGTGTCACGACGGTTCGATCATGAGCTTGATCGGTGGGCCGATCATTTGCGCACCCATCTTCCACGGATCGACGTGCTGCAGATCCAATCGTTGTCCTAG
- a CDS encoding DUF3365 domain-containing protein: MNVKIAALILGAGLCVTVMGMPSSVRAGDEAETAELLIDLLKAGRAVVSEHQALINDSSKGNKGFTDEFLAQQVIEKFKAKTRVDLSRPSGVPQSGVLLALLEAEREVVLEGQPVINKQGVTFKGFIPAVFGRKAGEKFYKKTGIRLKLTGIDYRYPGNKPDDFESEVLRMFADARHPKGQQYAKATMVGGKPVMRVMDPEYAGATCLTCHGGPKGERDITGTKKEGWKEGDLAGAISVVIPMK; the protein is encoded by the coding sequence ATGAATGTGAAGATAGCGGCACTCATTCTTGGGGCGGGGCTCTGTGTCACGGTGATGGGAATGCCGTCGTCTGTCCGCGCAGGCGATGAAGCCGAAACGGCGGAATTGCTGATTGATTTACTGAAGGCCGGACGAGCGGTCGTTTCGGAACATCAGGCGTTGATCAATGATTCCAGCAAGGGCAACAAGGGATTTACCGACGAGTTTCTCGCGCAGCAAGTGATCGAGAAATTCAAAGCCAAAACGCGCGTGGATTTGAGCCGGCCGAGTGGCGTGCCCCAAAGCGGAGTCCTCTTGGCGCTGTTGGAAGCGGAGCGCGAAGTGGTGCTCGAAGGGCAGCCGGTGATCAATAAGCAAGGCGTGACCTTCAAGGGATTTATTCCCGCCGTGTTCGGACGGAAGGCGGGAGAAAAATTCTACAAGAAGACCGGCATTCGCTTGAAGCTGACCGGGATTGACTATCGGTACCCGGGCAATAAGCCGGATGATTTCGAATCGGAAGTGCTGCGCATGTTCGCCGATGCGCGGCATCCTAAGGGCCAGCAGTATGCGAAGGCCACGATGGTGGGCGGAAAGCCGGTAATGCGGGTGATGGATCCTGAGTACGCCGGCGCCACCTGCTTGACCTGCCACGGCGGGCCCAAGGGTGAACGCGATATTACGGGAACGAAAAAGGAAGGTTGGAAAGAGGGAGATCTTGCTGGAGCTATCAGCGTGGTCATCCCGATGAAATAG
- a CDS encoding Hpt domain-containing protein: protein MSAEFDQENLIGIFLAEASDGMAMLKAALHPADGTVPTPQQLQEQYIVAHRIRGAAALYGYAGIAQLGERLESLCEQAGSILEAEWVRAVGAMREIVQGVQLQLDVIGQGGGEDQVTVERCLAVSSGFLPDDAIVQGVSAPQSVSEPVASSEASPLSRQYLIPDLDEEVLSYFVPEAVEYLDTIDSLIRGLQARPADEEAIYRFFRTAHTLKGSGYTVGFTVIGDLSHPMEECMGAVREQRRQLNDELFEGMTRAVNTIRVLLRRDPSQLERLQQEVPSTITLLRQIRDGEAVVMALPIAPAVAASSVTEKPALSPVTMPENPPPALSAEYLIPQLDSEVLSYFAPEAQEYLESLEANFLQLDKDPQNAELINQLFRTAHTLKGSAYTVGFQSIGDLVHHVEDFMGAVRDGQMAVLPGHTDLLLRSIDVVRVLMRRDPSMLATTQQRFAKALAELKYLHQGELPTGAVQPAAVESLVLPTPQPTGSQEGPSQGKAADGKTAEDREVIRVSRERLERLLNLVGELVIGRGRLEQRLRVLEQLSQQVLGCKNRLVDAVQSFEEKHTFTFPTAPTYPAVSGEPGIPGLSDFGSLELDKYDDFNILARRISEVTADITESMSQLSGSIRRSHDDMSQLQQLTLGMRDEIARARMVPVGTPFTRFRRAIREIARASGKEVSLVTSGEHTEVDTGIVERLVDPLVHLVRNAVYHGIESAADRLAKGKPAVGTVYLHAAHRGNSIIIEVEDDGAGLDLKKIRDKAVKLGLVRAEQASSMPDGEVLKCIFAPGFSTADKVGDQAGRGVGLDVVKRVIEGMNGHIDVESLPGVGTKFTLDLPLTLLIATALLVRAGSERYAIPLPNVREVTMPTATSLQHMGDRAMLHIGDEAVDLYALRHLLRREAGTVDSSMPVVVVRTMAGPVGLAVDELLGRQEIVIKTLGSLKPMERSFFGGATIDPEGRVVLVIDPGRLFARETKESLAVTTAAETALLEEYESREAAASDEKAVAPILLIDDSLSIRKFVGRMLENAGYQVDTAVDGEDGLRKASAQFYRLIITDLEMPKLNGFEVIQALRSRAQTQQTPVVVMTTRAGDKHRQMAINIGASAYIAKPVEERALLQEVERWVGQAQIVR from the coding sequence ATGAGCGCGGAATTCGATCAAGAGAATCTGATCGGCATCTTTCTGGCTGAAGCGTCGGATGGAATGGCCATGCTCAAGGCCGCGCTCCATCCCGCAGACGGAACGGTTCCCACCCCGCAGCAGCTTCAGGAACAATATATCGTGGCGCATCGTATTCGCGGTGCGGCTGCACTCTACGGGTATGCGGGAATCGCTCAGTTGGGCGAACGGCTTGAATCCCTCTGCGAGCAGGCAGGGTCCATCCTGGAGGCCGAGTGGGTCCGGGCCGTGGGGGCGATGCGGGAGATTGTGCAAGGGGTGCAGTTGCAGCTCGACGTGATTGGGCAAGGCGGGGGAGAGGATCAGGTCACGGTTGAACGCTGTTTGGCCGTGTCCTCAGGATTTCTTCCTGATGATGCCATTGTGCAAGGGGTCTCCGCGCCTCAGTCGGTGTCTGAACCCGTTGCGAGTAGCGAGGCCTCGCCACTGTCCCGGCAGTATTTGATTCCCGATTTGGATGAGGAGGTCTTGTCATATTTTGTGCCGGAGGCCGTGGAGTATCTCGACACGATCGACAGCTTGATCCGTGGATTGCAGGCGCGTCCGGCTGACGAGGAGGCCATTTACCGGTTCTTCAGGACGGCCCATACCCTCAAGGGGTCCGGATATACGGTCGGCTTTACCGTGATCGGTGATTTGTCGCATCCCATGGAAGAATGCATGGGCGCGGTGCGGGAGCAACGGCGCCAGCTGAATGATGAACTCTTTGAGGGGATGACGCGCGCGGTGAACACGATTCGTGTATTGCTTCGCCGGGACCCCAGCCAGCTTGAACGGCTTCAGCAGGAGGTCCCGTCGACCATCACCCTGTTGCGGCAGATTCGCGATGGGGAAGCGGTAGTGATGGCTCTTCCGATCGCACCCGCCGTCGCGGCCTCGTCTGTTACGGAGAAGCCGGCGCTGTCGCCTGTGACGATGCCGGAGAATCCCCCACCGGCCCTGTCAGCGGAGTATTTGATTCCCCAGCTGGACTCCGAAGTCTTGTCGTATTTTGCGCCGGAAGCCCAAGAATATTTGGAATCGCTCGAAGCCAATTTCCTCCAGCTTGATAAGGATCCTCAAAATGCGGAACTTATCAACCAATTGTTCCGCACCGCCCATACCTTAAAAGGGTCCGCCTATACCGTCGGTTTTCAATCGATCGGCGATCTTGTGCATCATGTGGAAGACTTCATGGGAGCGGTGCGTGACGGGCAAATGGCGGTCTTGCCGGGCCACACGGATCTCCTGCTCCGTTCGATCGACGTGGTGCGCGTGCTCATGCGGCGTGATCCGTCGATGCTGGCCACGACGCAACAGCGGTTTGCCAAGGCTTTGGCCGAATTGAAATACCTTCATCAGGGCGAACTTCCAACCGGAGCGGTGCAGCCGGCGGCGGTTGAATCGCTCGTGCTCCCAACGCCCCAGCCCACGGGATCCCAGGAGGGGCCATCGCAGGGCAAGGCGGCCGATGGGAAGACGGCGGAGGATCGTGAAGTCATTCGTGTCAGCCGGGAACGGTTGGAGCGGCTGTTGAATCTGGTTGGCGAGCTGGTGATCGGACGCGGCCGGTTAGAGCAGCGATTGCGAGTGTTAGAGCAATTGTCTCAACAGGTCTTGGGCTGTAAGAACCGGCTGGTCGATGCTGTCCAATCGTTCGAAGAAAAGCATACGTTTACGTTTCCCACGGCACCCACCTATCCAGCCGTGTCGGGCGAGCCAGGGATTCCAGGGCTGAGCGATTTCGGGAGTTTGGAGCTCGATAAATACGATGATTTCAACATCCTGGCTCGCCGGATCAGCGAGGTGACCGCGGATATTACCGAGTCGATGTCGCAATTGAGCGGATCGATTCGCCGGTCGCACGACGACATGAGCCAGCTGCAACAGCTGACTTTGGGCATGCGGGATGAAATCGCTCGTGCCCGTATGGTGCCGGTTGGCACGCCGTTCACCCGATTCCGTCGCGCGATTCGTGAAATCGCCAGGGCATCCGGGAAAGAGGTCTCCTTAGTGACGTCGGGTGAACACACTGAAGTGGACACCGGAATTGTGGAGCGGCTGGTTGATCCCTTGGTGCATCTCGTGCGCAATGCTGTGTATCACGGCATCGAGTCTGCGGCGGACCGTCTGGCCAAGGGCAAGCCGGCGGTCGGGACGGTGTATTTGCACGCGGCCCATCGCGGAAACTCGATCATCATCGAAGTGGAAGATGACGGCGCGGGGCTCGATCTCAAAAAGATTCGGGATAAAGCGGTGAAGCTGGGGTTAGTGCGGGCTGAGCAGGCGTCATCCATGCCGGACGGCGAAGTCTTAAAGTGCATTTTCGCCCCTGGATTCTCCACCGCCGACAAAGTGGGCGATCAGGCCGGACGCGGCGTAGGGCTTGATGTGGTCAAGCGTGTGATCGAAGGCATGAACGGGCATATCGATGTCGAATCGCTTCCCGGCGTCGGAACTAAATTCACGCTCGATTTGCCGCTGACCCTTCTCATTGCCACGGCATTGCTGGTGCGCGCGGGATCCGAGCGGTATGCGATTCCGTTGCCGAATGTGCGGGAAGTGACGATGCCGACCGCCACATCACTCCAGCATATGGGCGACCGCGCCATGTTGCATATCGGTGACGAAGCGGTGGATCTCTATGCGCTGCGCCATCTGCTGCGCCGTGAGGCCGGAACGGTGGACAGCAGCATGCCCGTGGTCGTGGTCCGGACGATGGCGGGTCCGGTTGGGCTGGCCGTCGATGAGTTGCTGGGACGCCAGGAAATCGTCATCAAGACGCTGGGCTCGTTGAAGCCGATGGAACGTTCGTTCTTTGGCGGCGCGACGATCGATCCGGAAGGGCGGGTTGTCTTGGTGATCGATCCGGGCCGCCTGTTTGCCCGTGAAACGAAAGAATCGCTTGCGGTGACGACGGCGGCAGAAACGGCCTTGCTCGAGGAGTATGAGAGCAGGGAGGCCGCGGCGTCCGACGAGAAGGCCGTGGCGCCGATTCTGCTGATCGACGACTCGCTCAGTATTCGCAAATTCGTGGGCCGCATGCTGGAAAATGCCGGCTATCAGGTAGACACGGCGGTGGATGGCGAGGATGGCTTGAGGAAGGCCTCTGCACAGTTCTACCGGCTAATTATTACCGATCTTGAAATGCCGAAGCTGAACGGCTTTGAAGTGATCCAGGCCTTGCGGAGCCGGGCGCAGACTCAACAAACGCCGGTGGTCGTGATGACCACGCGTGCGGGCGACAAACACCGTCAGATGGCGATCAATATCGGGGCCAGCGCCTACATTGCCAAGCCGGTGGAAGAACGAGCGTTGCTGCAAGAGGTCGAGCGATGGGTGGGGCAGGCGCAGATTGTCCGCTAG